One stretch of Paroedura picta isolate Pp20150507F chromosome 13, Ppicta_v3.0, whole genome shotgun sequence DNA includes these proteins:
- the MAP7D3 gene encoding MAP7 domain-containing protein 3 isoform X3, producing the protein MAETGSASTPSLKGLREQMVAAAQALAEERRNQSVLSPVPIPSSSSITIKTATKPVIDGSILRSEERQRLARERREEQEKQHAAKETQILEKEKKAKLQYEKQMEEKQRKLKEQKLKEQQRRAAVEEKRKQKIEEEKEHYEAVVHRTLERSQKLETKQKRWSWGGSLTDSDGKTASRRSTSSANLKQVEISKRLSSSAAFLNSPSKNTTKRSASLNRLNNKVPPNSEQPVSRGLQVEQKGAMEKKRSSSLSRMGSKLQSSSDLENVQKEEKTARRSQFIPLESNVISRLLAPTQASLARSKSAATLSADGRDPSESPLCPRSASNSSPAHGPKAPVRSRSIDRLKTITASSSDNISLEQAQKLEVGKHAGRHVSSLSLSTPRRSPSPAKLGKRPPSPAAISRQKPRPPSPVNLRPRPSSPVMVSKPAPIQRPSLTPNVLNIPKRRLDVDCKQQEKVDETAGQEQGPSAQTSERDANASKTKEVADAGGKSALGMTTAEEAAKVLAEKRRLAREQRERELLERAQKEEEERVKKEEIAKRALEEQAQREDELRQLEEQRKIEEEEQQRLAEKERVRREEEEQEKLAELQLQREEAEAKAQEEANRYRQEQDRIMQQNMQERLERRKRIEEIMKRTRKAEQNEAKNEEKSNDEDEDIEEEEEEDDLGLEKQDQPEKADYIDSPLEDVPESLLQEASKIGSDGVFINGNEQLEINQTDKDEDSEHFAQIKEASPPVKEAIIENSEILNVNEADHPIGFLSNLNGKSLPWNFEEIIDLGVIPKTTRQSSESIAAEMSNQNLNDATTVPPSPKLVFEEDSTMNSLTKPIEAASEL; encoded by the exons TTGCTGCAGCCCAAGCATTAGCTGAAGAAAGAAGAAACCAAAGTGTTCTTAGTCCTGTTCCAATCCCATCCTCATCCTCAATAACTATAAAAACTGCAACCAAACCAG TGATTGATGGCTCCATCTTGAGGTCAGAAGAGAGGCAAAGACTAGCCAGGGAGCGTAGAGAAGAACAAGAGAAGCAGCATG CTgccaaagaaacacaaatacttgaAAAAGAGAAGAAGGCGAAGCTCCAATATGAAAAGCAAATggaagagaaacagagaaaactGAAAGAGCAGAAGCTGAAAGAGCAACAAAGAAGAGctgcagtagaagaaaaaagaaaacaaaagattgAGGAAGAGAAG GAGCATTATGAAGCAGTGGTGCATCGTACCTTGGAGCGGAGCCAGAAATTGGAAACCAAACAGAAGAGATGGTCATGGGGTGGCTCTTTAACAGATTCGGACGGCAAGACAG cCAGCAGACGTTCTACTTCttcagcaaacctcaagcaagtAGAAATTAGTAAACGACTCTCATCTTCAGCAGCATTTCTTAATTCTCCAAGCAAGA ACACTACTAAAAGAAGTGCTTCGTTAAACAGATTGAATAACAAAGTTCCTCCAAATTCTGAGCAACCAGTGTCCAGAGGTTTACAGGTGGAACAGAAAG GAGCAATGGAAAAGAAGAGGAGTTCATCATTGAGTAGAATGGGCAGTAAACTTCAGTCTTCTTCAGATTTAGAAAATgttcaaaaagaagaaaaaacag CTCGTCGTTCCCAGTTCATCCCTCTGGAGAGTAACGTGATCAGTCGCCTGCTCGCCCCCACCCAAGCTTCCTTAGCTAGGAGTAAAAGTGCCGCCACATTATCAGCTGATGGCAGAGATCCCTCAG AATCTCCCCTCTGTCCTCGTTCAGCTTCCAACAGTTCCCCAGCTCACGGTCCCAAAGCACCTGTACGCAGCCGCAGCATTGACAGATTGAAGACAATAACCGCCTCTTCATCAGATAATATTTCTCTGGAACAGGCACAG AAACTTGAAGTAGGAAAACATGCTGGGAGACATGTATCGTCGCTGTCTTTGTCCACTCCCAGACGATCGCCCTCTCCTGCTAAACTGGGTAAACGCCCTCCATCTCCAGCTGCAATCAG TAGACAAAAGCCTCGACCGCCTTCACCAGTCAACTTAAGGCCAAGACCATCATCTCCTGTTATGGTCTCTAAACCAGCTCCTATTCAGCGCCCATCTCTCACTCCTAATGTCCTCAATATACCAAAAAGGAGACTAGATGTGGACTGTAAACAACAGGAGAAAGTGGATGAAACTGCAGGACAAGAGCAAGGGCCTTCAGCACAAACCTCAGAGCGAGATGCAAATGCTTCAAAGACCAAAGAAG TTGCAGATGCTGGTGGCAAAAGTGCTTTAGGGATGACAACAGCTGAAGAAGCTGCAAAGGTTTTGGCAGAGAAAAGGCGCCTTGCAAGAGAGCAAAGAGAACGTGAACTCCTAGAAAGAgctcagaaagaagaagaggaaag GgtcaaaaaagaagaaatagcCAAGAGAGCACTTGAGGAACAGGCACAGAGAGAAGATGAGCTCCGCCAGCTAGAGGAGCAGAGGAAgatagaagaggaagaacagCAAAGATTGGCTGAGAAGGAGAGAGTtcggagggaggaagaggaacagGAAAAACTGGCTGAGCTTCAACTGCAG CGAGAAGAGGCTGAAGCAAAAGCACAAGAAGAAGCTAATAGGTATCGGCAAGAGCAAGATCGGATTATGCAGCAGAACATGCAAGAAAGGCTGGAGAGAAGGAAG AGAATTGAAGAAATAATGAAGAGGACTCGGAAGGCAGAGCAGAATGAAGCCAAG AATGAAGAGAAATCAAATGATGAAGATGAGGatattgaggaggaggaggaggaggatgacttGGGCCTTGAAAAACAAGATCAACCTG AAAAGGCAGATTACATTGATTCACCCCTTGAAGATGTTCCTGAGAGTTTATTACAAGAAGCATCAAAAATAGGGTCTGATGGTGTCTTTATAAACGGCAATGAGCAGCTGGAGATTAATCAGACAGACAAAGACGAGGATTCTGAGCATTTTGCCCAGATAAAAGAGGCCAG TCCTCCAGTGAAGGAAGCAATAATTGAGAACTCTGAAATTCTGAATGTTAACGAAGCCGATCACCCAATTGGATTCCTATCAAATCTGAATGGAAAATCTCTTCCCTGGAATTTTGAGGAGATAATTGATCTCGGAGTGATTCCCAAGACAACCAGGCAAAGCTCAGAGAGCATTGCTGCTGAAATGTCAAACCAGAACTTGAACGATGCCACTACAGTACCTCCAAGTCCCAAGCTGGTTTTTGAGGAAGACAGCACAATGAATTCCTTGACCAAACCAATAGAGGCTGCATCAG AACTGTGA
- the MAP7D3 gene encoding MAP7 domain-containing protein 3 isoform X1 yields the protein MAETGSASTPSLKGLREQMVAAAQALAEERRNQSVLSPVPIPSSSSITIKTATKPVIDGSILRSEERQRLARERREEQEKQHAAKETQILEKEKKAKLQYEKQMEEKQRKLKEQKLKEQQRRAAVEEKRKQKIEEEKEHYEAVVHRTLERSQKLETKQKRWSWGGSLTDSDGKTESPTASEASRRSTSSANLKQVEISKRLSSSAAFLNSPSKNTTKRSASLNRLNNKVPPNSEQPVSRGLQVEQKGAMEKKRSSSLSRMGSKLQSSSDLENVQKEEKTARRSQFIPLESNVISRLLAPTQASLARSKSAATLSADGRDPSESPLCPRSASNSSPAHGPKAPVRSRSIDRLKTITASSSDNISLEQAQKLEVGKHAGRHVSSLSLSTPRRSPSPAKLGKRPPSPAAISRQKPRPPSPVNLRPRPSSPVMVSKPAPIQRPSLTPNVLNIPKRRLDVDCKQQEKVDETAGQEQGPSAQTSERDANASKTKEVADAGGKSALGMTTAEEAAKVLAEKRRLAREQRERELLERAQKEEEERVKKEEIAKRALEEQAQREDELRQLEEQRKIEEEEQQRLAEKERVRREEEEQEKLAELQLQREEAEAKAQEEANRYRQEQDRIMQQNMQERLERRKRIEEIMKRTRKAEQNEAKNEEKSNDEDEDIEEEEEEDDLGLEKQDQPEKADYIDSPLEDVPESLLQEASKIGSDGVFINGNEQLEINQTDKDEDSEHFAQIKEASPPVKEAIIENSEILNVNEADHPIGFLSNLNGKSLPWNFEEIIDLGVIPKTTRQSSESIAAEMSNQNLNDATTVPPSPKLVFEEDSTMNSLTKPIEAASEL from the exons TTGCTGCAGCCCAAGCATTAGCTGAAGAAAGAAGAAACCAAAGTGTTCTTAGTCCTGTTCCAATCCCATCCTCATCCTCAATAACTATAAAAACTGCAACCAAACCAG TGATTGATGGCTCCATCTTGAGGTCAGAAGAGAGGCAAAGACTAGCCAGGGAGCGTAGAGAAGAACAAGAGAAGCAGCATG CTgccaaagaaacacaaatacttgaAAAAGAGAAGAAGGCGAAGCTCCAATATGAAAAGCAAATggaagagaaacagagaaaactGAAAGAGCAGAAGCTGAAAGAGCAACAAAGAAGAGctgcagtagaagaaaaaagaaaacaaaagattgAGGAAGAGAAG GAGCATTATGAAGCAGTGGTGCATCGTACCTTGGAGCGGAGCCAGAAATTGGAAACCAAACAGAAGAGATGGTCATGGGGTGGCTCTTTAACAGATTCGGACGGCAAGACAG AGTCACCAACTGCATCTGAAG cCAGCAGACGTTCTACTTCttcagcaaacctcaagcaagtAGAAATTAGTAAACGACTCTCATCTTCAGCAGCATTTCTTAATTCTCCAAGCAAGA ACACTACTAAAAGAAGTGCTTCGTTAAACAGATTGAATAACAAAGTTCCTCCAAATTCTGAGCAACCAGTGTCCAGAGGTTTACAGGTGGAACAGAAAG GAGCAATGGAAAAGAAGAGGAGTTCATCATTGAGTAGAATGGGCAGTAAACTTCAGTCTTCTTCAGATTTAGAAAATgttcaaaaagaagaaaaaacag CTCGTCGTTCCCAGTTCATCCCTCTGGAGAGTAACGTGATCAGTCGCCTGCTCGCCCCCACCCAAGCTTCCTTAGCTAGGAGTAAAAGTGCCGCCACATTATCAGCTGATGGCAGAGATCCCTCAG AATCTCCCCTCTGTCCTCGTTCAGCTTCCAACAGTTCCCCAGCTCACGGTCCCAAAGCACCTGTACGCAGCCGCAGCATTGACAGATTGAAGACAATAACCGCCTCTTCATCAGATAATATTTCTCTGGAACAGGCACAG AAACTTGAAGTAGGAAAACATGCTGGGAGACATGTATCGTCGCTGTCTTTGTCCACTCCCAGACGATCGCCCTCTCCTGCTAAACTGGGTAAACGCCCTCCATCTCCAGCTGCAATCAG TAGACAAAAGCCTCGACCGCCTTCACCAGTCAACTTAAGGCCAAGACCATCATCTCCTGTTATGGTCTCTAAACCAGCTCCTATTCAGCGCCCATCTCTCACTCCTAATGTCCTCAATATACCAAAAAGGAGACTAGATGTGGACTGTAAACAACAGGAGAAAGTGGATGAAACTGCAGGACAAGAGCAAGGGCCTTCAGCACAAACCTCAGAGCGAGATGCAAATGCTTCAAAGACCAAAGAAG TTGCAGATGCTGGTGGCAAAAGTGCTTTAGGGATGACAACAGCTGAAGAAGCTGCAAAGGTTTTGGCAGAGAAAAGGCGCCTTGCAAGAGAGCAAAGAGAACGTGAACTCCTAGAAAGAgctcagaaagaagaagaggaaag GgtcaaaaaagaagaaatagcCAAGAGAGCACTTGAGGAACAGGCACAGAGAGAAGATGAGCTCCGCCAGCTAGAGGAGCAGAGGAAgatagaagaggaagaacagCAAAGATTGGCTGAGAAGGAGAGAGTtcggagggaggaagaggaacagGAAAAACTGGCTGAGCTTCAACTGCAG CGAGAAGAGGCTGAAGCAAAAGCACAAGAAGAAGCTAATAGGTATCGGCAAGAGCAAGATCGGATTATGCAGCAGAACATGCAAGAAAGGCTGGAGAGAAGGAAG AGAATTGAAGAAATAATGAAGAGGACTCGGAAGGCAGAGCAGAATGAAGCCAAG AATGAAGAGAAATCAAATGATGAAGATGAGGatattgaggaggaggaggaggaggatgacttGGGCCTTGAAAAACAAGATCAACCTG AAAAGGCAGATTACATTGATTCACCCCTTGAAGATGTTCCTGAGAGTTTATTACAAGAAGCATCAAAAATAGGGTCTGATGGTGTCTTTATAAACGGCAATGAGCAGCTGGAGATTAATCAGACAGACAAAGACGAGGATTCTGAGCATTTTGCCCAGATAAAAGAGGCCAG TCCTCCAGTGAAGGAAGCAATAATTGAGAACTCTGAAATTCTGAATGTTAACGAAGCCGATCACCCAATTGGATTCCTATCAAATCTGAATGGAAAATCTCTTCCCTGGAATTTTGAGGAGATAATTGATCTCGGAGTGATTCCCAAGACAACCAGGCAAAGCTCAGAGAGCATTGCTGCTGAAATGTCAAACCAGAACTTGAACGATGCCACTACAGTACCTCCAAGTCCCAAGCTGGTTTTTGAGGAAGACAGCACAATGAATTCCTTGACCAAACCAATAGAGGCTGCATCAG AACTGTGA
- the MAP7D3 gene encoding MAP7 domain-containing protein 3 isoform X11 — MAETGSASTPSLKGLREQMVAAAQALAEERRNQSVLSPVPIPSSSSITIKTATKPVIDGSILRSEERQRLARERREEQEKQHAAKETQILEKEKKAKLQYEKQMEEKQRKLKEQKLKEQQRRAAVEEKRKQKIEEEKEHYEAVVHRTLERSQKLETKQKRWSWGGSLTDSDGKTESPTASEASRRSTSSANLKQVEISKRLSSSAAFLNSPSKNTTKRSASLNRLNNKVPPNSEQPVSRGLQVEQKGAMEKKRSSSLSRMGSKLQSSSDLENVQKEEKTARRSQFIPLESNVISRLLAPTQASLARSKSAATLSADGRDPSESPLCPRSASNSSPAHGPKAPVRSRSIDRLKTITASSSDNISLEQAQKLEVGKHAGRHVSSLSLSTPRRSPSPAKLGKRPPSPAAISRQKPRPPSPVNLRPRPSSPVMVSKPAPIQRPSLTPNVLNIPKRRLDVDCKQQEKVDETAGQEQGPSAQTSERDANASKTKEEPSLPFRILPELPSSVLSPSASATSPFHSRDFQSTSSAARKILLGYNPLSLTTSSSNVFPAPFRTDVIGRSYSSRTSSPRLGGNPQNSGNSRVTKGARGSFSADYAVEAERQGDGMGISPRRSFGIPYSYQRASSSSAFSTIGGRLPSVQDPFVLDKLLHTFQLMRCSVDSISQELRVLNNHLANLSQHFTVAHPGRILQPHENDPRCHP, encoded by the exons TTGCTGCAGCCCAAGCATTAGCTGAAGAAAGAAGAAACCAAAGTGTTCTTAGTCCTGTTCCAATCCCATCCTCATCCTCAATAACTATAAAAACTGCAACCAAACCAG TGATTGATGGCTCCATCTTGAGGTCAGAAGAGAGGCAAAGACTAGCCAGGGAGCGTAGAGAAGAACAAGAGAAGCAGCATG CTgccaaagaaacacaaatacttgaAAAAGAGAAGAAGGCGAAGCTCCAATATGAAAAGCAAATggaagagaaacagagaaaactGAAAGAGCAGAAGCTGAAAGAGCAACAAAGAAGAGctgcagtagaagaaaaaagaaaacaaaagattgAGGAAGAGAAG GAGCATTATGAAGCAGTGGTGCATCGTACCTTGGAGCGGAGCCAGAAATTGGAAACCAAACAGAAGAGATGGTCATGGGGTGGCTCTTTAACAGATTCGGACGGCAAGACAG AGTCACCAACTGCATCTGAAG cCAGCAGACGTTCTACTTCttcagcaaacctcaagcaagtAGAAATTAGTAAACGACTCTCATCTTCAGCAGCATTTCTTAATTCTCCAAGCAAGA ACACTACTAAAAGAAGTGCTTCGTTAAACAGATTGAATAACAAAGTTCCTCCAAATTCTGAGCAACCAGTGTCCAGAGGTTTACAGGTGGAACAGAAAG GAGCAATGGAAAAGAAGAGGAGTTCATCATTGAGTAGAATGGGCAGTAAACTTCAGTCTTCTTCAGATTTAGAAAATgttcaaaaagaagaaaaaacag CTCGTCGTTCCCAGTTCATCCCTCTGGAGAGTAACGTGATCAGTCGCCTGCTCGCCCCCACCCAAGCTTCCTTAGCTAGGAGTAAAAGTGCCGCCACATTATCAGCTGATGGCAGAGATCCCTCAG AATCTCCCCTCTGTCCTCGTTCAGCTTCCAACAGTTCCCCAGCTCACGGTCCCAAAGCACCTGTACGCAGCCGCAGCATTGACAGATTGAAGACAATAACCGCCTCTTCATCAGATAATATTTCTCTGGAACAGGCACAG AAACTTGAAGTAGGAAAACATGCTGGGAGACATGTATCGTCGCTGTCTTTGTCCACTCCCAGACGATCGCCCTCTCCTGCTAAACTGGGTAAACGCCCTCCATCTCCAGCTGCAATCAG TAGACAAAAGCCTCGACCGCCTTCACCAGTCAACTTAAGGCCAAGACCATCATCTCCTGTTATGGTCTCTAAACCAGCTCCTATTCAGCGCCCATCTCTCACTCCTAATGTCCTCAATATACCAAAAAGGAGACTAGATGTGGACTGTAAACAACAGGAGAAAGTGGATGAAACTGCAGGACAAGAGCAAGGGCCTTCAGCACAAACCTCAGAGCGAGATGCAAATGCTTCAAAGACCAAAGAAG AGCCGTCGTTGCCCTTCAGAATCCTACCTGAATTGCCTTCCTCAGTGTTGAGCCCCTCTGCTTCTGCTACATCGCCTTTCCATTCCCGTGACTTTCAGTCCACCTCCTCTGCTGCAAGGAAGATACTTCTGGGATATAATCCATTGTCTCTTACTACCAGTTCATCAAATGTATTTCCCGCCCCTTTCCGGACTGATGTGATTGGCCGCTCTTATTCCTCACGCACATCTTCACCTCGTTTGGGTGGTAATCCCCAGAACTCTGGAAATAGCCGGGTTACAAAAGGAGCCAGGGGTAGCTTTTCAGCTGACTATGCTGTAGAGGCTGAAAGGCAGGGAGATGGAATGGGCATAAGCCCACGCAGGAGCTTTGGGATACCGTATTCCTATCAGAGAGCAAGTTCCAGCTCTGCTTTTTCCACTATTGGTGGGAGGTTGCCAAGTGTCCAGGATCCCTTTGTTCTGGATAAATTGCTTCATACCTTCCAACTCATGAGGTGCAGTGTTGACAGTATCAGCCAGGAGCTGAGAGTGTTGAATAATCATCTAGCTAATCTCTCCCAGCACTTTACGGTAGCCCATCCTGGCCGTATTTTGCAGCCTCATGAGAATGACCCACGTTGCCACCCTTGA